The genomic region CTAAACATTATACAAAAGAAGCCTTAACCGGCCGACAAATAATTGCGGTGGTGAACTTCCCCAAAAAACAAATCGGAAAGTTTATGAGCGAATGTTTGGTTATGGGGGCTGTTGCCGGAGATGGCGACGTCATATTATTGTCTACTGATTTTAAAGTAGAAAACGGATTGCGAATTGCTTAATCAGGAATTAGCCCATTTCGAAAACGAATACCGTTCACTAGTACGATATAAATGGGCTTTTTCCCGAAATTGTAATGGCGTTAATCCGGTGTGTTTTTTAAAAAAACGCCCAAAATAGGAAGGATCTTCAAACTGTAAATCATAGGAGATCGTATTTATGGGATGATCTTGTACTAACTGTTTTTTGATTTCAAGCAGCAACTGCTGATCGAGATGCTGTTTTAAGGTTTTACCGGTAACCGATTTTAATAATGAACCCAGGTATTTTGGCGAGCATTGTAATTGGGCAGCATAAAAACCGGGTTCCCGTTCGGTAGTAAAATGTGTTTTGATCAATTCAAAAACAGGATATAACCGGTCGTTTAGCTTTTTGTTAGCGGTCGGTTTATAGTGTTTGTCCAAAGCGAGTAAAAGCGCCTGTAAATAATGTTTGATCAGATTAAAGTTGATCGTTTCACTTTGTTGTTCCATTTGGATCAATTCCATGAGTTTTTTAAAAACAGGTTGGGTTTCGGTCGGAATATCTACAAATTTAGCCTCCTGAAACGGAATAAACAATTGCAATTGCATAGCGGCGATGTCCAGGAAGTTTTTATCAAAAAGCAAAGCCCTGGCACGAAGGGAAATGTCGTTTAGATAGTGTATTTGCCCGGGAAGAAGCATATAAACACGGTTCGGATGTACCGGTAGCGCTTCAAAGTCAATATAATGAGTACCGTTGCCGTTTTCAAAAAAAAGAATTTCATAAAAATCGTGACTATGCGGTGGCATCTCAAACAATATAGGGTGTTGCCGGTAGTTGTAATCACATAGAATAACCGGACGTGTATCGTCCGGAAATTCAAGGTTGTGTAACATTATTATATCGGTTGCTGCCATTGCATTAAACATTCGATTTCCCCGGTACCAATTTCCAGACTTTCTTCTACAAGGGTAAATCCCTGTTTCTGATAAAAACGGATACTTGGGGCATTCTTTTTATAAACTTTTAATTCTATAACGGACTGTTCCTGTTTTACAAAATCGATCAGTTGTTTTCCGATTCCTTTGCCTTGCTGGTCCACAGCTACAAATATAGCAGCCAAAAAGGAATCGACCATGGAAATAAATCCTCCAATGGTATTGTTTTCGATAAAAATATAGGTGTCGGAGTTGGGCAAATAGCTGGTAGCCATTTCCGTTTTATGCGCTTCCCAGTATTCGGCAGGAATAAAATCGTGTGCTTTTACTGAGGTGGTATACCATAAGGTAACGGTTTCTTCGATTTCGGAAGGGTGTATTTTTCGTATCATTTTGTTTTAATTTATTTGCTGACAAAAATAGTAGGGACCGAACGAAACCTTATCGGACAAATGGAAGATAGTATCGGACTTTTGGACAATAACCTATAGTTATTGAAATTAGGCTATTGTCGTCCAGATCACAGCAAAGGATACTACGGAAATAAAGAACCACAACAGTATTCCTTGTAATAAGGGGCGTATTCCGGTTTTTTTAAGCGATTCACGGGTTAATCCGGCTCCGATAAGAAATAAAGTGACCACTAACCCTTTTTTGGCTATTAGTACAATGGTGTCGTTTAAAACCCGGAAATCCGGAAAGTAGCTGTTCCAAAGCATGGCCAGTACAAAAAGGAAGATAAAATAGGGAATGGAAATTCGACTTTCTTTGTTTTTAAAGATAAAGGAAGTAGCCAGTGACAATGGAATAATCCAAAGAGCGCGTTGTAGTTTTACGGTGGTGGCAACCTGAAGTGCCGTATCGCCAAACCGTTGTGCCGCTCCTACAACCGAACTGGTGTCGTGTATGGCAATGGCACACCACATTCCAAATTGCGTTTCACTCATTCCAAATAAATGTCCTAAAAACGGAAACAGGAACAACGCAATCGAATTCAGAATAAAAATAGTCGCCAGTGAAACCGATATTTCAGATTCGCGCGCTTTTATAATCGGTGTTAATGCGGCAATGGCACTTCCACCACAAATTGCCGTTCCGGCCGATATCAGGAAACCGGTTTTTCGCGGAATCCGTAAAAATTTACCAAGAATAATACCTAAGATAAGCGTTGTCGTAATGGATCCGATTGTAAAAAGAAAACCTTCTTTACCGGTTTGTAGCGCGTCGGTCAGATTCATCCCAAATCCCAATCCGACTATAGAAAACTGCAATAGGATTTTGGTGAGTTTATGGCTGATTTTTTCAAACGGATTGCCTATAAATTGAGTGAGTATAAAACCGGATAAAAGTGCTAATGGAGCGCTGATAAAAGGAAAAAGGCATAAGGTGATACCCAGGAGGTAGATTCCTTTTTTAAGGTTAGGGGAAAATTGCGGAAATGTCATGGTGTTTTGTTTTGTTTGTTCGACAAAGTTCCGCCAATAAACAAGGCGACACCAATGATAAATAGTTATAAGTTATAACTTTTGGTTATACTGTTTTGTGCAAATCGTACAAACATTTCCGGGATTTTTTCCAACTGTCCCTGTAAATGCGTAAAGTAAAATACCCGTTTAATATCGATGTCATCGATATCAATGACTTTAAATTGTCCCTCTATGATTTCTTTGCTAACCGCCGAAATCGAGAGCAAAGCCATACAGTTGGAATTGGCCAGAAACGATTTTATACTTTCGGTACTGCCAAGTTGCATAATCAGGTTTAATCCGTTTATTGGAATATCGTGTTTGCGAAGTTCATGCGCGATAATTTCCAGACTACCGGAACCGTTTTCCCGTAACACCAACGGAATACTTAGAAGTTCTTCTTTGCCGATTCGGTCTTTGTTGGCCAATTCCTGCGAAGTATGTACTACAGCTACAATTTCGTCTTTTAGAAAAGGTACGTATTTTAAATCCTTGTTTTTGGATTTCCCCTCCACAATTCCCAGTACTACTTTTTTCTGTAATACGGCTTCTTCGATTTTTTCGGTATTGGCATCGAGTAGTGAAATTCGGATATCCGGAAAATGTTTGTAAAAATTTGCCAGTATCGGAGGAAGAATATAATGACTCAGTGTGGTGCTGGCACCCAATAACAATTCGCCGGCCTGTTTTTCTTTTAGCAATCCCAGATCGTATTGGATTTTCCGGTAGATTTCAAAAATCGATTCCGCATGTCGGTATAGGATTTCCCCGGCTTCTGTAAGGGTTATTTTATTTCCCCGGCGTTCAAATAAACGGATATCCAGTTCGGTTTCCAGTTCTTTGATATTTTTAGTGACTGCCGGTTGGGTGATGCATAAGACGTCCGCCGCTTTGGTAAAGCTTAAGTGACTGGCGACAGTGTGGAATACTTTTAGGCGTATATCAGACATATTCGGAACAATTTATAGTAAAGGTACGATTTATAATTATTTTATCGGTTTATACTTCGTAAGGCGCGTTTGATTATATAGATGGTTTCTTTACTTTGACTTTCTTTTTCCCAATTTTTGCACAAATTGACTACAAAATCCGGTCGGGTTTTGGAGGCATCATTAAGCCAGTTGGCTACGCTGTCGCGGACATATTTGGAGTTATCCGATTTTAAGGGTTCCAGGATTACAAGGGCCGGTTCAGGTGTCTCTTTCAAGGTCTCAATATGTTTGCACCAAACACCTCTTGGCCGGATGGATTCGCAGGCAAACCTACGGATATATTCGTTTTCGGAAACGGTCCACGGTGTGAGTAAACGAATGGCCTGCTCCAGATTTTCGGTAATATCGGCACGAAGTGCAATCCAGCTGATTTCCCGTACGCCAAAATGGGTATCCGCAGCAAATGGACGCATCCGTTCCAGTTTTTCCTCCAGTGAATGGTCACTTTTTCCAATAAAATAAGTCGCCCAACAACGTACGGTATCCGACGGATGTGTGGCCAGTTTTTCAAATAGCGTTGTATCGTTGTAAAGATAACTTTGGGTTAAAAGACGCACACCAATCGTTTCGTTGACAACCGTAACGGTTTGTTTCTTCAAATTGGCTATATCGGTCAGAATATCGTTGAGGTAGTCTTTGCGGTTCCAGTGCGTGAGTACCGCTTCCAACAGTTGTTTGTGGTTGATGGCCAGCCATTCGTTCAGGTTGGCCGATTCGATACTGCCATTGTTGAGTTGTTCCCGTATTTCCGGAGGGATTTGAGCGATGGTTCGGGCGCCTTTTCGTACGGTCATAATTGGGCTGTTAGTGTTGCGATTTCAATACGGTTTCTATAGTCGGGATCAAGGTAAATATAACGGATCAGAGCGTTGCGATCGATAACAAATATAGCAGGAATTGGCAACATACCACTGGTATCGGCATTGAAATCCTCTAGTTTAATACCTAATTGCTGGTAGTGGGGACGTACAAAATCCTGTAGCCGAAAGGTAATGCCTAATTGTTGTGCAAGTTTGTTTTCGGAATCGGTTAACAGGGGAAAGGATAGCCGATGGGTTTGTTGTAAGTTGTCATTATAAACAGGTTTTTGCGGACTAATCGCAATCAGTCGGGATTTTTTGGCATGAAAAAGAGGCAACGCCTTTTCCAGTGCCTGTAATTCG from Flavobacterium sp. WV_118_3 harbors:
- a CDS encoding peroxiredoxin-like family protein, yielding MPTLQEQIKALNEQLATQVPLETLMNFQHSITDLQATYCEKDTVKIGASFPEFELTDPSGQTIRLQDVHTEEKLIIAFFRGSWCPYCNLELQALEKALPLFHAKKSRLIAISPQKPVYNDNLQQTHRLSFPLLTDSENKLAQQLGITFRLQDFVRPHYQQLGIKLEDFNADTSGMLPIPAIFVIDRNALIRYIYLDPDYRNRIEIATLTAQL
- a CDS encoding DNA alkylation repair protein, with amino-acid sequence MTVRKGARTIAQIPPEIREQLNNGSIESANLNEWLAINHKQLLEAVLTHWNRKDYLNDILTDIANLKKQTVTVVNETIGVRLLTQSYLYNDTTLFEKLATHPSDTVRCWATYFIGKSDHSLEEKLERMRPFAADTHFGVREISWIALRADITENLEQAIRLLTPWTVSENEYIRRFACESIRPRGVWCKHIETLKETPEPALVILEPLKSDNSKYVRDSVANWLNDASKTRPDFVVNLCKNWEKESQSKETIYIIKRALRSINR
- a CDS encoding helix-turn-helix transcriptional regulator; translated protein: MLHNLEFPDDTRPVILCDYNYRQHPILFEMPPHSHDFYEILFFENGNGTHYIDFEALPVHPNRVYMLLPGQIHYLNDISLRARALLFDKNFLDIAAMQLQLFIPFQEAKFVDIPTETQPVFKKLMELIQMEQQSETINFNLIKHYLQALLLALDKHYKPTANKKLNDRLYPVFELIKTHFTTEREPGFYAAQLQCSPKYLGSLLKSVTGKTLKQHLDQQLLLEIKKQLVQDHPINTISYDLQFEDPSYFGRFFKKHTGLTPLQFREKAHLYRTSERYSFSKWANS
- a CDS encoding N-acetyltransferase encodes the protein MIRKIHPSEIEETVTLWYTTSVKAHDFIPAEYWEAHKTEMATSYLPNSDTYIFIENNTIGGFISMVDSFLAAIFVAVDQQGKGIGKQLIDFVKQEQSVIELKVYKKNAPSIRFYQKQGFTLVEESLEIGTGEIECLMQWQQPI
- a CDS encoding putative sulfate exporter family transporter, whose product is MTFPQFSPNLKKGIYLLGITLCLFPFISAPLALLSGFILTQFIGNPFEKISHKLTKILLQFSIVGLGFGMNLTDALQTGKEGFLFTIGSITTTLILGIILGKFLRIPRKTGFLISAGTAICGGSAIAALTPIIKARESEISVSLATIFILNSIALFLFPFLGHLFGMSETQFGMWCAIAIHDTSSVVGAAQRFGDTALQVATTVKLQRALWIIPLSLATSFIFKNKESRISIPYFIFLFVLAMLWNSYFPDFRVLNDTIVLIAKKGLVVTLFLIGAGLTRESLKKTGIRPLLQGILLWFFISVVSFAVIWTTIA
- a CDS encoding tRNA-binding protein; this encodes MNQETISWDDFEKVEMRVGTILEVNDFPEARKPAYQLTIDFGAAIGIRKSSAQITKHYTKEALTGRQIIAVVNFPKKQIGKFMSECLVMGAVAGDGDVILLSTDFKVENGLRIA
- a CDS encoding LysR family transcriptional regulator; translated protein: MSDIRLKVFHTVASHLSFTKAADVLCITQPAVTKNIKELETELDIRLFERRGNKITLTEAGEILYRHAESIFEIYRKIQYDLGLLKEKQAGELLLGASTTLSHYILPPILANFYKHFPDIRISLLDANTEKIEEAVLQKKVVLGIVEGKSKNKDLKYVPFLKDEIVAVVHTSQELANKDRIGKEELLSIPLVLRENGSGSLEIIAHELRKHDIPINGLNLIMQLGSTESIKSFLANSNCMALLSISAVSKEIIEGQFKVIDIDDIDIKRVFYFTHLQGQLEKIPEMFVRFAQNSITKSYNL